A window of Ignavibacteriales bacterium contains these coding sequences:
- the rplW gene encoding 50S ribosomal protein L23, with translation MKSVLIRPLVTEKMSGISEKHSNKFGFIVAVDANKIQIAKALKEKFNVDVTSVNTIRYKGKMKTQLTKKGKFSGRTAKFKKAVITLKEGQTIDIFSQA, from the coding sequence ATGAAAAGTGTTTTAATACGCCCTTTAGTTACTGAAAAGATGAGTGGTATCAGCGAAAAACATTCTAATAAATTTGGATTTATTGTTGCAGTAGATGCTAATAAAATTCAAATCGCAAAAGCCCTCAAAGAAAAATTTAATGTTGATGTTACTTCCGTGAATACAATTCGATATAAAGGGAAAATGAAAACCCAGCTTACTAAAAAAGGCAAATTTTCTGGAAGAACAGCTAAATTCAAAAAAGCAGTTATTACCTTAAAAGAAGGTCAGACAATAGATATTTTTAGTCAAGCATAG
- the rplB gene encoding 50S ribosomal protein L2, whose amino-acid sequence MAIRKLKPNTPGTRFMSISSFEEITKSTPEKSLTGVIKKSGGRNNLGRVTSRHRGGGHKRRYRVIDFKRDKNGIPAKVFSIEYDPNRTSRIALLNYADGEKRYIIAPDGLKVGDSIISGSGSEIKVGNALPLKEIPLASFIHNVEMKPGKGGQLGRSAGASIQLMAREGKFAQLKMPSGEVRMVSVECMATYGVVGNIDHENISLGKAGRSRWLGIRPHTRGVAMNPVDHPMGGGEGKTSGGGHPVSPWGQKAKGLKTRKKKNRTNKYIVKRRK is encoded by the coding sequence ATGGCAATTAGAAAATTAAAACCAAATACTCCCGGAACAAGATTTATGAGTATCTCTTCGTTTGAAGAGATTACAAAATCTACTCCGGAAAAATCTTTGACCGGTGTAATAAAAAAATCCGGTGGAAGAAATAATCTTGGTAGAGTGACTTCACGTCATCGCGGCGGTGGACATAAGAGACGTTACAGAGTAATTGATTTTAAACGTGATAAAAATGGAATTCCTGCAAAAGTTTTTTCAATTGAATATGATCCTAATAGAACTTCAAGAATAGCTCTTCTTAATTATGCAGATGGAGAAAAAAGATATATTATCGCTCCTGACGGTTTGAAAGTTGGTGATTCTATTATTTCCGGTAGCGGTTCAGAAATAAAAGTCGGTAATGCATTACCATTAAAAGAAATTCCACTTGCAAGTTTTATTCATAACGTGGAAATGAAACCCGGTAAAGGCGGACAGCTTGGAAGATCAGCAGGTGCATCAATTCAGTTAATGGCACGTGAGGGAAAGTTTGCTCAATTAAAAATGCCATCAGGTGAAGTAAGAATGGTTAGTGTTGAGTGTATGGCTACTTATGGTGTTGTTGGAAATATTGATCATGAAAATATTAGTCTTGGTAAAGCAGGAAGAAGCAGATGGTTAGGTATTCGTCCACATACTCGTGGTGTTGCAATGAATCCAGTTGATCACCCGATGGGTGGCGGTGAAGGTAAAACATCAGGTGGAGGACATCCGGTTTCACCTTGGGGACAAAAAGCAAAAGGTTTGAAGACAAGAAAGAAAAAAAATAGAACTAACAAATACATAGTTAAAAGAAGAAAATAG
- the rplD gene encoding 50S ribosomal protein L4 codes for MKLEVYKQDGTKSGETVELSKEIFEIEPNDHVIYLAVKAYLANQRQGTHKAKERSEVSGGGKKPWKQKGRGGARAGTTRSPLWIGGGSIFGPKPRDYRQKLNKKVLALARRSALSYKAKANQILIVEDFNFEAPKTKDFISILNALKVKGKRTLLLTNGTQENVYKSGRNVPKINILEANKASAYDLLNNQVLVLQKSAVNLLESSIN; via the coding sequence ATGAAATTAGAAGTTTATAAACAAGACGGTACAAAATCTGGCGAGACAGTTGAGCTCTCAAAAGAAATTTTCGAAATCGAACCAAACGATCATGTGATTTACTTAGCTGTCAAAGCTTACCTTGCAAATCAACGTCAAGGTACTCACAAAGCAAAAGAAAGAAGTGAAGTTAGCGGCGGCGGTAAAAAACCTTGGAAACAAAAAGGTCGTGGCGGTGCTCGTGCAGGTACAACACGTTCTCCTCTTTGGATTGGCGGCGGATCAATATTTGGCCCTAAACCTAGAGATTATAGACAGAAACTCAACAAGAAAGTTTTAGCTCTTGCAAGAAGATCAGCTTTATCATACAAAGCAAAAGCTAATCAAATTCTTATTGTGGAAGATTTCAATTTTGAAGCGCCGAAGACAAAAGATTTTATTTCAATTTTGAATGCTTTGAAAGTAAAAGGTAAAAGGACTTTACTACTTACAAATGGCACGCAGGAGAATGTATATAAGTCTGGACGAAATGTTCCTAAGATAAATATTCTTGAAGCAAACAAAGCTTCAGCATATGATCTATTGAATAATCAAGTTTTAGTTTTACAAAAAAGTGCAGTTAATCTTTTAGAAAGCTCAATTAATTAA
- the rpsS gene encoding 30S ribosomal protein S19 translates to MPRSVKKGPYIDIKLMEKVKKLNETNQKKIIKTWSRSSTITPDFVGHTIAVHNGNKMIPVYISENMVGHKLGEFSPTRIFRGHPGTKAEKASKVKE, encoded by the coding sequence ATGCCAAGGTCAGTAAAAAAAGGTCCATACATCGACATTAAGTTGATGGAGAAAGTAAAAAAGCTCAACGAAACTAATCAGAAAAAAATAATCAAAACCTGGTCACGTTCAAGCACTATTACTCCGGATTTTGTGGGACATACAATTGCTGTTCATAACGGTAATAAAATGATTCCGGTTTATATTTCTGAAAATATGGTTGGCCATAAGCTCGGAGAATTTTCACCGACAAGAATTTTCAGAGGTCATCCCGGTACAAAAGCTGAAAAAGCATCTAAAGTTAAAGAGTAA
- the rplC gene encoding 50S ribosomal protein L3, giving the protein MPGLLAKKLGMTNIFSEDGQIIPVTILEAGPCNVYAVRSKEKDGYEAVQLGFGEKKEKRTSKPQLDYYKKHGLKIPQTLKEFRNFESSQFKIGDEVKVDIFQIGDKVKVSGKNKGKGFQGVMRRHNFGGVGGTTHGQSDRLRAPGSIGSSSYPSRVFKGQRMAGRMGFENTTISNLKVVKVIADKNIVMVKGAVPGSINSIVAINK; this is encoded by the coding sequence ATGCCTGGCTTGCTAGCAAAAAAATTAGGAATGACAAATATATTCTCGGAAGACGGTCAAATTATTCCCGTAACTATCTTGGAAGCCGGTCCGTGTAATGTTTATGCTGTGCGTTCAAAAGAAAAGGATGGCTATGAAGCTGTTCAACTTGGTTTCGGAGAAAAGAAAGAAAAGAGAACAAGTAAACCTCAGCTCGATTATTATAAAAAACACGGATTAAAAATTCCACAGACTCTAAAAGAGTTTAGAAACTTTGAATCTTCTCAATTTAAAATTGGTGATGAAGTTAAAGTAGATATTTTTCAGATCGGTGATAAAGTTAAAGTTTCAGGTAAGAATAAAGGTAAAGGTTTTCAAGGAGTAATGAGAAGACATAACTTCGGCGGTGTCGGCGGTACAACACACGGCCAAAGCGATAGATTAAGAGCTCCCGGATCTATTGGTTCAAGTTCTTATCCATCAAGAGTTTTCAAAGGTCAACGTATGGCTGGAAGAATGGGTTTTGAGAATACAACTATTTCCAATCTTAAAGTTGTAAAAGTAATTGCTGATAAAAATATTGTTATGGTAAAAGGAGCTGTTCCAGGCTCCATTAATTCAATTGTAGCTATCAATAAATAA